In Paracoccus aerodenitrificans, the following are encoded in one genomic region:
- a CDS encoding DUF599 domain-containing protein yields the protein MILPDHLWVLAPSDIAALCWLFVAWLGIGHIVQHPPAGRPSVSMLMVNYRHEWMRQFITRDPRIFDSAILTTLREGPTFFASACLIAIGGGMALVGNPEQLRQVAGELELGQAPTVLWQVKVITALFFVANALLKFIWSHRLFGYCAILMASVPNDPADPLAAPRAHQAAEINVTAAKSFNIGLRNIYFALAALGWLVGPLGLAITTTVVLAVTWRREFASHSRTVMLQDLPPVGRI from the coding sequence ATGATACTACCTGATCACCTTTGGGTTCTGGCGCCCTCTGATATTGCCGCGCTTTGCTGGCTGTTCGTGGCATGGCTGGGGATCGGCCATATCGTGCAGCACCCGCCTGCCGGACGGCCCTCGGTCAGCATGCTGATGGTGAATTACCGTCATGAGTGGATGCGGCAGTTCATTACCCGCGACCCGCGCATCTTCGACAGCGCCATTCTGACGACATTGCGCGAGGGGCCGACCTTCTTTGCCTCGGCCTGCCTGATCGCCATTGGCGGCGGCATGGCGCTTGTCGGCAATCCCGAGCAGCTTCGGCAGGTCGCCGGAGAGCTGGAACTGGGACAGGCCCCGACCGTGCTGTGGCAGGTCAAGGTGATCACGGCTTTGTTCTTCGTGGCGAATGCGCTGTTGAAATTCATCTGGTCGCACCGGCTTTTCGGGTATTGCGCGATCCTGATGGCCTCGGTGCCGAACGATCCGGCAGACCCTCTGGCCGCGCCACGGGCGCATCAGGCGGCCGAGATCAATGTGACGGCGGCGAAAAGCTTCAATATCGGTCTGAGGAACATTTACTTCGCTCTGGCCGCACTTGGCTGGCTGGTCGGGCCGTTGGGGCTGGCGATCACCACGACAGTTGTGCTGGCGGTGACCTGGCGGCGCGAGTTCGCCTCGCATTCGCGCACGGTGATGTTGCAGGATCTGCCGCCGGTCGGGCGGATCTGA
- a CDS encoding cytochrome P450 → MIPPKPFASERRKGVARYANAFRQDLLSALPAKLFRAWMAEFRSFPIHSFLCNDPDLVSLVLRERPGDFPKSNRLREGLAPLLGRSVFVTNGEEWQRQRRIIDPAFEGGRLRDVFPHISGAAQAAVARLGAGGEMDIEPFTSHAAADVIFRTLFSIPIEDRLAADVFAAFRAHQDAQPIVNPAALIPLPGWLPRLHSRRTRVTARQIRALITQLVDQRAQEIAQGNAPDDLATKIMTMPDPETGEKFSPPEMVDQVAIFFLAGHETSASSLAWALWLLATSPDWQSRVADEAGQILGESPAFSDVSRLKLSRAVFRESLRLYPPVPMMVREAACPEHFRDRQVPKGAQIVLSPWHLHRHERLWDNPDGFDPGRWDSENGRDCARRAFIPFSAGARVCPGAGFAMLEGPLILSMILRDYRLEPTDEIPVPVARLTLRGKDGIRVRISPRAPV, encoded by the coding sequence ATGATCCCGCCCAAGCCCTTTGCATCAGAACGGCGCAAAGGCGTCGCCCGCTATGCAAACGCCTTCCGGCAGGACCTGCTGTCGGCGCTTCCGGCAAAGCTGTTCCGCGCCTGGATGGCGGAATTCCGCAGCTTTCCGATTCACAGTTTTCTGTGCAACGATCCGGATCTGGTCTCGCTGGTGCTGCGCGAGCGCCCCGGCGATTTTCCGAAATCCAACCGTCTGCGCGAGGGGCTGGCGCCGCTTCTTGGCCGCTCGGTTTTCGTGACCAATGGCGAGGAATGGCAGCGTCAACGGCGGATCATCGACCCGGCTTTCGAGGGCGGGCGGCTGCGCGATGTCTTTCCGCATATCAGCGGCGCGGCGCAGGCCGCCGTGGCGCGGCTTGGCGCGGGGGGCGAGATGGATATCGAGCCTTTCACCTCGCATGCCGCGGCGGATGTGATCTTCCGCACGCTGTTTTCGATCCCCATCGAGGACCGGCTTGCCGCCGATGTCTTCGCCGCCTTCCGCGCCCATCAGGATGCGCAGCCCATCGTCAACCCCGCCGCGCTGATCCCCCTGCCGGGCTGGTTGCCGCGCCTGCATTCGCGCCGGACCCGTGTCACCGCGCGGCAGATCAGGGCGCTGATCACGCAGCTTGTCGATCAGCGGGCGCAGGAAATCGCGCAGGGCAATGCGCCCGACGATCTGGCGACGAAGATCATGACCATGCCGGACCCGGAAACGGGGGAAAAATTCTCTCCGCCCGAAATGGTCGATCAGGTGGCGATTTTCTTTCTGGCCGGGCATGAGACAAGCGCATCCTCCCTTGCATGGGCGTTATGGCTGCTGGCAACCAGCCCGGACTGGCAAAGCCGGGTCGCGGATGAAGCAGGGCAAATTCTGGGTGAAAGCCCTGCGTTTTCGGATGTCTCGCGGCTGAAGCTCAGCCGTGCGGTGTTTCGGGAATCGCTGCGGCTTTATCCTCCGGTGCCGATGATGGTGCGAGAGGCTGCCTGCCCCGAGCATTTCCGGGATCGTCAGGTGCCGAAAGGGGCTCAGATCGTGCTGTCGCCCTGGCATCTGCACCGGCATGAGCGCTTATGGGACAATCCCGACGGTTTCGATCCCGGGCGATGGGACAGCGAGAATGGACGCGATTGCGCCCGGCGTGCCTTTATTCCCTTCTCGGCGGGTGCGCGGGTCTGTCCCGGAGCGGGTTTTGCCATGCTGGAGGGGCCGCTGATTCTGTCCATGATTCTGCGGGATTACCGGCTTGAGCCGACAGACGAAATCCCGGTTCCCGTCGCGCGGCTGACATTGCGCGGCAAGGACGGGATCAGGGTCAGGATTTCACCTCGCGCCCCGGTTTAG
- the pyrH gene encoding UMP kinase, with protein sequence MTETNSKIPTSYDRVMLKISGEALMGDQGFGLHPPTIARIADEVESVHRLGVEVCMVIGGGNIFRGLQGSAQGMERTTADYMGMLATVMNALAMQSALEAKGIHTRVITAIRMDEVAEPYIRRRAVRHLEKKRVIIFAAGTGNPYFTTDTAATLRASEMNCQAIFKGTKVDGVYDKDPNKFDDAKRYDEVTYDEALQKNLGVMDASAIALARDNKLPIIVFSLDEPGGFCGILAGQGTYTRVTDGRSKPGREVKS encoded by the coding sequence ATGACTGAAACGAATTCTAAGATCCCGACCAGCTATGACAGGGTGATGCTGAAGATTTCAGGCGAGGCTCTGATGGGCGATCAGGGGTTCGGGCTGCATCCACCCACCATTGCCCGCATCGCCGATGAGGTCGAATCGGTCCACAGGCTGGGGGTCGAGGTCTGCATGGTCATCGGCGGCGGCAATATTTTCCGTGGCCTTCAGGGCAGCGCTCAGGGGATGGAGCGGACGACCGCCGATTATATGGGCATGCTGGCCACGGTGATGAATGCGCTTGCCATGCAATCCGCGCTTGAGGCGAAGGGCATCCATACCCGCGTCATCACCGCGATCCGCATGGATGAGGTCGCCGAACCCTATATCCGCCGCCGCGCCGTGCGCCATCTGGAAAAGAAACGCGTGATCATCTTTGCCGCCGGCACCGGCAATCCCTATTTCACCACCGACACGGCGGCGACGCTCCGGGCATCGGAAATGAACTGCCAGGCGATTTTCAAGGGCACCAAGGTCGATGGCGTCTATGACAAGGACCCGAATAAATTCGACGATGCGAAACGCTATGACGAAGTAACCTATGATGAGGCGCTTCAGAAAAATCTTGGTGTCATGGATGCCTCGGCCATCGCGCTTGCGCGGGACAACAAGCTTCCGATCATCGTGTTTTCGCTGGATGAGCCGGGCGGCTTCTGCGGTATCCTTGCCGGGCAGGGCACCTATACCCGCGTCACCGATGGCCGCTCTAAACCGGGGCGCGAGGTGAAATCCTGA
- a CDS encoding YdcH family protein has protein sequence MAASHAIHEEFPNDAGIIHDLKVSDKHFARLLDEYDAVNDEVAAAETNVKPTSQDHETELRRKRAHLKDEIARMISAAKS, from the coding sequence ATGGCCGCATCCCACGCCATTCACGAAGAATTCCCGAACGATGCCGGAATCATCCACGACCTGAAGGTCTCGGACAAGCATTTCGCCCGTCTGCTCGATGAATATGATGCGGTGAATGATGAGGTCGCGGCGGCGGAAACGAACGTCAAGCCGACCAGCCAAGACCACGAAACCGAACTGCGCCGCAAACGTGCGCATCTGAAGGACGAAATCGCCCGGATGATCTCTGCGGCGAAATCCTGA
- a CDS encoding FAD-linked oxidase C-terminal domain-containing protein: MQMPDPDAGVIARRDDIAARLSGAVADKSAVITDPAETRVYECDALSAYRCAPLAVVLPSTTQEVAAVLRICHEEGVPVVPRGAGTSLAGGSMPTADAVVIGLARMTGVLEISTDDRLIRVQTGRTNLSVTGAVEGQGFFYAPDPSSQLACAIGGNIAMNSGGAHCLKYGVTTNNLLGATVVLMDGSVVELGGPMGEGPGLDLLGVICGSEGQLGIVTEATLRILPKPEGARPVLIAFDSAETAGACVAAIIRSGILPVAIEYMDRPCIHATEDFCGAGYPDCEALLIVEVEGSEPEITEQLSLIGEIAHRFAPLEFRESRSEEESRRIWLGRKSAFGAMGVISDYMCLDGTIPVSQLPHVLQRIGEMSAEAGLRVANVFHAGDGNMHPLILFDANAPGDLERCEALGADILRLCVEVGGCLTGEHGVGVEKRELMSAQYSDADLEIQMRIKDVFDPHWLLNPAKVFPLATSAPRRDRHAA; encoded by the coding sequence ATGCAGATGCCCGACCCCGATGCGGGCGTGATCGCGCGTCGCGACGATATCGCGGCGCGTCTCTCCGGGGCCGTGGCGGATAAATCGGCGGTCATCACCGATCCGGCGGAAACGCGGGTCTATGAATGCGACGCGCTGTCGGCCTATCGCTGCGCCCCTCTGGCAGTGGTGCTGCCCTCGACAACGCAGGAAGTCGCGGCGGTACTGCGCATCTGCCATGAGGAAGGCGTGCCGGTCGTGCCGCGCGGGGCGGGGACCAGCCTTGCGGGCGGCTCGATGCCCACAGCGGATGCGGTGGTGATCGGTTTGGCGCGGATGACCGGGGTGCTGGAAATCAGCACCGATGACCGTCTGATCCGGGTCCAGACCGGGCGCACCAACCTGTCCGTGACCGGCGCGGTCGAGGGGCAGGGCTTTTTCTACGCCCCGGACCCCTCCAGCCAGCTTGCCTGCGCCATCGGCGGCAATATCGCGATGAATTCCGGCGGGGCGCATTGCCTGAAATACGGAGTCACGACGAATAACCTTCTGGGTGCGACCGTGGTGCTGATGGATGGCAGCGTCGTCGAACTGGGCGGCCCGATGGGCGAAGGCCCGGGGCTGGATCTGCTGGGGGTGATCTGCGGATCGGAAGGCCAGCTTGGCATTGTCACCGAGGCCACGCTGCGCATCCTGCCGAAACCCGAAGGCGCACGCCCCGTCCTGATCGCCTTCGACAGCGCCGAAACCGCCGGGGCCTGCGTCGCCGCCATCATCCGCTCTGGCATCCTTCCCGTCGCCATCGAATATATGGACCGTCCCTGCATCCACGCGACCGAGGATTTCTGCGGCGCGGGCTATCCCGATTGCGAGGCGCTGCTGATCGTCGAGGTCGAAGGCTCCGAACCCGAAATAACGGAACAGCTTTCCCTTATAGGCGAAATCGCCCACCGCTTCGCCCCTCTGGAATTCCGCGAATCCCGCAGCGAAGAGGAATCGCGCCGCATCTGGCTGGGCCGCAAATCCGCCTTCGGCGCGATGGGCGTGATCAGCGACTATATGTGCCTCGACGGGACCATTCCGGTCAGCCAACTGCCTCATGTCCTGCAAAGGATCGGTGAAATGTCAGCCGAAGCCGGTCTGCGCGTCGCCAATGTCTTTCATGCGGGCGACGGCAATATGCACCCGCTGATCCTGTTCGACGCCAACGCCCCCGGCGATCTGGAACGCTGCGAGGCGCTTGGCGCGGATATTCTGCGCCTCTGTGTCGAGGTTGGCGGCTGCCTGACCGGAGAACATGGCGTCGGTGTCGAAAAGCGCGAGCTTATGAGCGCCCAATACAGCGATGCCGATCTGGAAATACAGATGCGGATTAAGGATGTGTTCGATCCGCACTGGCTGCTGAACCCGGCCAAGGTGTTTCCGCTGGCGACATCCGCCCCGCGCCGGGACCGCCATGCGGCCTGA
- a CDS encoding RlmE family RNA methyltransferase, whose product MAKKPGDRVRKSSGRGQRDLRVRVKTAKGRKLSSTLWLERQLNDPYVQRAKREGYRGRAAFKILELDEKYRFLVPGARVVDLGCAPGGWCQVAVPRINALGEKSGKAQGRIIGVDLQEVDPIPGAEIHVLDFLEEGADDKVKAWLGGEADVVMSDMAASSSGHKGTDHLRIVALVEAAAQLAFDVLSPGGIFVAKVLAGGAEQSLQTMLKQNFDKVANVKPPASRSDSSEKFVVAQGFRGDRGGMRPADEDEA is encoded by the coding sequence ATGGCGAAGAAACCCGGAGACCGTGTGCGCAAATCCTCGGGGCGGGGACAGCGCGATCTGCGCGTGCGGGTCAAGACGGCGAAGGGCCGCAAGCTCAGCTCGACCCTGTGGCTGGAGCGTCAGTTGAACGACCCCTATGTGCAGCGGGCGAAGCGCGAGGGATATCGCGGGCGGGCTGCGTTCAAGATCCTCGAACTGGATGAGAAATACCGCTTTCTGGTTCCGGGGGCGCGTGTCGTCGATCTGGGCTGTGCGCCGGGCGGCTGGTGTCAGGTCGCTGTGCCCCGGATCAACGCATTGGGTGAGAAATCCGGCAAGGCGCAGGGCCGCATCATCGGGGTGGATCTGCAAGAGGTCGATCCGATCCCCGGCGCTGAGATCCATGTGCTTGATTTTCTGGAGGAAGGCGCGGACGATAAGGTCAAGGCGTGGCTGGGGGGTGAGGCCGATGTGGTCATGTCCGACATGGCCGCGTCATCCTCGGGTCACAAGGGCACGGACCATCTGCGCATCGTGGCTCTGGTCGAGGCCGCCGCGCAGCTTGCCTTCGATGTTCTTTCTCCGGGCGGGATCTTCGTCGCCAAGGTGCTGGCGGGCGGGGCCGAACAAAGCCTGCAAACCATGCTGAAGCAGAATTTCGACAAGGTGGCGAATGTGAAACCACCGGCCTCCCGCTCGGATTCTTCCGAGAAATTCGTCGTGGCGCAGGGATTCCGGGGCGACCGGGGCGGGATGCGCCCGGCCGATGAGGACGAAGCGTAG
- a CDS encoding Ppx/GppA phosphatase family protein, translating into MAPRRPAGADAFPTPKVEPSGTRQSESGPLYAALDLGTNSCRMLIARPTGSQFQVIDSFSKPVQLGHGLEASGRLSRASMSRTVHALQVCRRKLETHNVKHMRLVATEACRRARNSRDFMRMIRRDTGLPIEIIGAEEEARLAVISCAPLVNQRTDQLLVVDIGGGSTELVWIDLSEVDPRERSRAIMKLGNGFSSSQSDGARVVDWISVPLGVATLRDQFADVMDDAGRFALMSWYFEEMLADFAPYAAGAPDRGFQIIGTSGTVTTVAASHLGLKRYDRTKVDGLTMTTAQIDAVIQRYLALGPEGRRADPRIGRERHALIMSGAAILQTLMRIWPTRRLSVADRGLREGLLYAQMVRDGAITDDELNGVT; encoded by the coding sequence ATGGCGCCCAGGCGTCCTGCGGGTGCGGACGCGTTCCCGACACCGAAGGTTGAGCCGTCAGGCACCCGCCAGTCCGAATCCGGGCCGCTTTATGCTGCTTTGGATTTGGGAACAAATAGTTGCCGGATGCTGATTGCCCGACCAACGGGCAGCCAGTTTCAGGTGATCGACAGCTTCTCGAAGCCGGTTCAGCTCGGGCATGGGCTTGAGGCCTCGGGACGGCTTTCGCGTGCCTCCATGTCGCGCACGGTTCATGCCTTGCAGGTCTGCCGGCGCAAGCTGGAAACGCATAATGTGAAACATATGCGCCTTGTCGCCACCGAAGCCTGCCGCCGGGCGCGGAACAGCCGCGATTTCATGCGCATGATCCGCCGCGATACCGGCCTGCCCATCGAGATTATCGGAGCCGAGGAAGAGGCGCGGCTTGCGGTGATCTCTTGTGCGCCTCTGGTCAATCAGCGGACCGATCAGCTTCTGGTCGTCGATATTGGCGGCGGCTCGACCGAACTGGTGTGGATCGATCTGTCCGAGGTCGATCCGCGCGAGCGTTCCCGCGCGATCATGAAGCTGGGGAACGGGTTTTCCTCCAGCCAGTCCGACGGGGCGAGGGTGGTTGACTGGATCAGCGTGCCGCTTGGCGTGGCGACACTGCGCGACCAGTTCGCCGATGTCATGGACGATGCCGGGCGTTTCGCGCTGATGAGCTGGTATTTCGAGGAAATGCTGGCCGATTTCGCACCCTATGCTGCCGGAGCGCCGGATCGCGGTTTCCAGATCATCGGCACGTCCGGGACGGTGACGACCGTGGCGGCCAGCCATCTGGGGCTGAAGCGCTATGACCGCACCAAGGTTGACGGGCTGACCATGACCACCGCCCAGATCGACGCGGTAATCCAGCGTTATCTGGCGCTCGGACCCGAGGGTCGCCGTGCCGATCCGCGCATTGGGCGGGAGCGCCATGCGCTGATCATGTCGGGGGCGGCGATCCTTCAGACCCTGATGCGGATCTGGCCGACAAGGCGGCTTTCCGTCGCTGATCGCGGTCTGCGCGAAGGGCTGCTTTATGCCCAGATGGTGCGCGACGGCGCCATCACCGATGACGAACTGAACGGGGTAACCTGA
- the miaA gene encoding tRNA (adenosine(37)-N6)-dimethylallyltransferase MiaA — protein sequence MGLDKAEALKQIDPDRHVVIAGPTASGKSALALAIAEAQGGTIVNADAMQIWSCWQVLTARPDAEDEAAAPHALYGHVDPGQSYSVGDWLREIAALEGRMIIVGGTGLYLTALTQGLAHIPPVPPEIRARGDDWLAQGGLADMVAALDAPTRAKIDVNNPARVQRAWEVLTATGRGIADWQKDTPPPLLSRDAAQRVVLVSDKDWLSGRIKRRFQKMWSGGAVEEVEAMLPDWDDRAQWTQAIGAAEIAACLRGEIDSETAGKRAIIATRQYAKTQRIWFRGKMKDWDRLHCGPAG from the coding sequence ATGGGGTTAGACAAGGCTGAGGCGCTGAAACAGATCGACCCTGACCGCCATGTGGTCATTGCAGGACCGACTGCTTCGGGCAAATCCGCGCTCGCGCTTGCGATTGCCGAGGCGCAGGGCGGTACGATCGTGAATGCGGATGCAATGCAGATCTGGTCGTGCTGGCAGGTACTGACCGCGCGGCCCGATGCAGAGGACGAGGCCGCGGCACCGCATGCGCTCTATGGTCATGTCGATCCGGGCCAGAGCTATTCCGTCGGGGACTGGCTGCGCGAAATCGCGGCGCTTGAAGGGCGGATGATCATTGTCGGCGGCACGGGTCTGTATCTGACGGCGCTGACACAGGGTCTGGCCCATATCCCGCCCGTACCGCCGGAGATCCGGGCGCGGGGCGATGACTGGCTGGCGCAGGGCGGACTGGCCGATATGGTCGCGGCTCTGGACGCGCCGACACGGGCGAAGATCGACGTGAACAACCCGGCACGGGTGCAGCGGGCATGGGAGGTGCTGACCGCGACCGGGCGCGGCATTGCGGACTGGCAGAAGGATACGCCGCCTCCGCTTCTGTCCCGCGATGCGGCGCAGCGCGTGGTTCTGGTGTCGGACAAGGACTGGCTGAGCGGGCGGATCAAGCGGCGCTTTCAGAAAATGTGGTCCGGCGGCGCGGTCGAGGAGGTCGAGGCGATGTTGCCGGATTGGGATGATCGCGCCCAATGGACTCAGGCCATCGGAGCCGCCGAAATCGCGGCCTGCCTGCGCGGAGAGATCGACTCCGAGACCGCCGGCAAACGCGCCATCATCGCCACGCGGCAATATGCCAAGACGCAGCGGATCTGGTTCCGGGGCAAGATGAAAGACTGGGACAGGCTGCATTGCGGGCCTGCGGGCTGA